aATTGAGGCATTtcgacgaaagttggaaaagttgaagtttggaaaaaggagaagtttgacccacagttgacttttgtgatatcggggtcggaatgtgattccgagagttggagtgGATCAGTTATGTCAtgttggacttgtctgcaaaatttggcgtcattccgggttgaattgataggtttcggcacgggttttggaagttagaaggtttgaaagttcctaagttcgatTCTTGGTGTGATTCAATGTTACGGTGTTGTtcgatatgatttgagaccttgagcgagtccgtgttaggttatatgacttgtttgtgtatttaggcggggtcccgggggcctcgagtgtgttccGGGTGGGGTACGAGTCTTTTTCCCATTGTTTTGGACTGCTGTATTCTGCTTCTGGTGTTCCTTCTCCGCGATTGCGAAcggcctctcgcgttcgcgatgtgttGTTTCTGGTTGCctctttttccttcatcgcgttgcATAGAAATTCCCGCGATCGCAAAGGTCTGCTTtcctcttcttcgcgttcgcatccatTGCCCCGCGTTCGCGTAAGTTCCTGACATTGTTCATCACGATCGCGTCCCTtatttcgcgatcgcgaagggtatttCTGGACAGCTTGATTCTCTTCTCCGTGATCGCGATCCAATCTCCACGATCGCGATGCATAAATCCCTGGGCAGAATAAATAGTACTCTAtccgagggttagccatttttaacatttttggagttctagagctcggttttgggcgattccatttgggtttttcaagaaaaacgattgggtaagtgttcttcacctagaattcattatattccatgaatttgtcttcatttttatcatttaatttgtgatttgagtTGAGGCAAATGtgggtttttgaagaaaattcctaaaatgaaaaatcatgatttgaggggtcaaatggtatcagaatttaaTAAATGTTGTATAGTTGAACTCATTTTGGAATAGGTGATCAGATTTTGTAAAATTTgacgggttccgaggtgcgggcccaggggtcgacttttgggtcgatttttataTCTttgtaaagattgaaactttatgatccggaatagttccTTATATgatttatttgtgctttgaagttaatttggttggatttgagccgtccgtaggtattttcacccgagaagtgcattttagagtatcggtttgtcgcctttaaggtaagtatcttgtctaaccttgtctaggggacttccccttaggaattgagtcttctatgctaattgtagtccgtgcatgcgaggtgacgagtgtgtgctcgaacttatttgtggaaaatatgctctagggttcttaggtccttatgttcaaaTGTGGAGAGTATTCCTTTATGATCGAGTTTAATAATTGCTTAAATTGTCtttatatgctccatatgatatTGCTAGCTTCCTTTGAATTCCTACGTGTTTCATTGACCTtcaattgccttaattgaagtgatcgccttccttattgtttgatatttattgattgtgagttcctctgTGACTTTGTACAAATAAGTTACATGACCAATTGTTGTGATTTTCCGGTGTAGCTATCACGTACTTGTTATGTCTTGTTGTTTAGCTAAGGTTTCATTGTGAAGATAATTTTCGGTACAAgcttggttatagttgattcccttgccgggacatatttaatccttactgttggttcccttgccgggatatggtTGTTTACTTATTGTTCCCCTGCCGGGATATGgttgtttccttgccgggattcttttgtgattagtGTTGGtttgtatattatatggatcgggttgcgcgccacaatatTAAATGGATCTGGCTACATGCCGTAACAATACTATATgcatcgagttgcacgccgcaacaatattaaatggatcaggttgcacgccacaacatcattatatgatttggatcgagttgcacgctgcaacagtattaaatgatttggatcgggttgcacgccgcaacaatattatatgatttggatcgagttgcacgccgcaacaagaaagaataaaagtgaacattgattcttatggtgagaacgagagtaaaagcacgaagggtggtgccgtgcattTCCTGCTGTTGTGTTTATTTGTTgattatcaattcaagtgttaaAACTGTTTAAATTCCCTTGCTGCTGCGATCCTTCGTGTTAGAACCTACGATGTTTTCCATACCTCATCGTATTTATGTACATATATACTCCAATACTTTAAACTTCAATAATGGTTACAGTCGTATTTCCACTTAAAGaggaatttctcttaagttttaaattattaaatttcatGCAAAGGGAATAGTTCATTCAACGTTGTAACTTTAAAATTAAAAAGAGGTATTTTCTTTACTCAAATGATTTCAACATAAACAAATTTTGTCTTTTCTCACTGGCTTTCCCAATTAgtttagaaattaaaattttacttatatttggCAAATGAGACTCCTTGGGCATATTAAGTGCATTGTACGGACATTATATATTGTATAGCATGTGGATTCTGTTGTTAAAAGTGAAATGGAAAAAAAGGATGGGTGCACAAGGTGCTATGTATGCGGAAGATTCAAAAGTtaagattatgatatgagaaaccGAAGATTGAGATGGTTGATATCGTGTACTAGACTTGATGTGATTGATTGTGTGGGCATTTCCTTCTTTAATTAaatacattcttacttgtctcTGTTCCTGTTATAtcagtgttgatttacttgttaCTTGATTACTTGGGtacctgatttacttggttatcgttCGTTACTACTCGCGTTCTACTTTATTGTTCGTACTACTTGTATCTGAATTTCTTTCCGCTGTTGATATTACCTCGTTATCTTTAACATGATGCTCTATTATCATACTCTGTTCACttcatttgaccagtaggtgtcttgactgttcctcgtcactaccccactgaggttagtcttgatacttactgggcaccgccatagtgtgctcatactacatttctgtatatttttttgtgtacagatccaggtattggtcGATAGTAGCTGTGCAGGTCGTCGCAGTGGAGACTCACGGTAACCTGCTGCTACGTTCGCAGGTCTtagagtcaccttcatttgtaaTTACTTTCATTTGCTCTTTTGTTTCGGGGCAGTGATGTATTATTTTGTGTGATTACTCGTAGATgggcttgtgacttgtaccaccggttttgaaAAATGTTGAATTATTCAGAGTTggttaatttaaagttagtaagcatcaatgttatttcagtttatgttaggcttacttactttatggactaggtgccatcacgactccttcagagagatttttgggtcgtgacaatcatcATATCCGAGAGTTGATAAGTGAAGGGACTCTTTCCCTGCAGAAGATACCAGGATCGAAGAATCTgtcagacatgttgaccaaagttgtcgGTTTTAACAAACCGAGGTTGTGCACCGTCTCAGTTAGCTTTCAAGATTGATAATGTGAAGGTGCCACCAGAGAAtaacaaatctttttttttaattttctttcttgatGTATATGGGTTTGAGAGAGAGACTGAAAGAAACACAGCCAActgtaaaagaaataaaaaaaaaaagagaaaagaagtaaaagaagatAAAGTGAAAAAGCAAGAATGAGAAGAAATTAAAATATGAAAGAAAGGAAGAGTCAAAGTTGTAAGGCTGCAAATATCAAAGAAGAATTCGGCGCGCAGTTTGGGGTGTCGTCCTCTTCGTATTCACATTCGTTGAAAATTTTCCTCCAGCAGACattctgcctataaataggcaTCCCGTTCCTCAATTCTAAATCATTCTCaccttcttctttctcttcaattaataaaaagGTATTTTTTGTGTATCCGTAGAGTAGGCAAAATATGGTGAACCACATAAATTTTGTCTTATCTTGTCTTGTGCGAtttattgcttttctcttttaaatatGTTTCCCTTCTATTAGCCTGACACACTTTCCAACAAATAATTGAACCAGTCAAGAGTCCATTACAGTGACAAACTAAAATTTTTTGTAGCATATTTAACGTCTTAGtcatttaattctttttctttccaattccacCTTTTGTTGTTCCAATCAGTAGAGCATTAATTGTTGTAAAAATATTGGATTACGGAGAATAAGATTTAGCTTGAGGTGTATCAAGGACACTGTCCTTAAGAATATTTCGGTCACACTGTAATGAATAAAATTAGGCGTATCCCgaggattcaacaagctcttctagtATAAACTAGGAGCAGAAAGAATAAAGATTAACTGTAGAaaagttttttcctttttcactaCCTTTAAAAGATGAAAACAAAGCAGTATATATAGTCAAAACAAAACTGTACTATCCGATAAAAAACTTCCAAGCCATAAAGTATTTTCAAAGTTTATTACCATGCGTTAAAGACAAAAACCATTAAACTAAGAAACGTTAAAAATTATAACGTTAAGGCTATACATAACTGATACATCAAAAGTAACCTATAAGTTATTACCATTCAATTATCAGATTATTTGTCAAAGATTGGATTCAAGCTTGTCAAATTAGTTGTTACAAATATTAAAAGAATATTCAAAATGATTAGTGTAATAAAGATCcgttaatataatattaaaagaTGAACCTAGATatgatttttaaacaattcttTTTGAGATGTTATTTAACCATTTCTCTTTGACACCAAGGAAGTAGATTTTGAAGACAAATCTCATTGTTATATTGCTAAGTTTTCTAGTAAAACCAAAGCTTATAGGCTAAGGGGCAATTTTAGGTAGACATGACGAAATGTAATAGAGGCGTGCAAAGGATTCGTCAGATCAAACGGAGCTTGGCTCTTAAGTATAAAGGCAGAAGGGAGCTTGACTACAAGATCCACCCGTTGAGCAAGGACGAAAGTCGGCCTTAGTGAtctaaggggtcgtttgatagGATGCATTAggtaaaataatgcatgcattagctttgtgtattagtaATACTTTGTTTGATACACTTTTTGaacatatgcattagttatgcaagtattagttatacactctatttggtattatcctatgcataactaatgcataagaAACCATGGCATTAACAATGCAATggattttaatgcatgcattaacttagttaaagacaaatttgtccttcaaaatttatgcttgattaaaatatgttattatattaaagcaagtttgaaataatccaagaaagtgaaaaataaaattatgtccctagtaaataaataaataattagcattttttttataaataaatattaagttCTACACTACAATATATGTAgacaaattaaataattttttaaaacctttttatataaaaacattcctcaacatatgtttttttttaaaagataaagtaaTGGACTGATtatgagggtatttttgtaaacaaataattcttATAGAAATTGTGCAATGCATTAATACAttaaaccaaacaatggataagaaatatctcagcataactaatgtcagcataactaatgcaagcattacTAATACCAACATTACTAATACATaatattcagcattattcttatagACTCTACCAAACGACCACTAAGGGTGCCAAGTGGAAGGGTTGTCACTCAACGGATTGATATGTAATAGAAGCAACTATGAGTTTGTTGAACAGGCAAAATTGCTTTATCTGTGAAGTAGATTGTATTCAAGAATGTGCATAGCAAAAACTAAAGGCAATAACAAACACTAAGAAAACACATATACCAGTACAATAGAACAGATGAACCAGAAGAGTTCATCAGACACCCTTTGAGATTAAATTTGTGTATTTTACATCTGTGTTAATTAGTATCTAATACATCGCGTAACAAATGCATTCATCAGAAccgaaaaggaaaaataatattagTACATAACAGAAAACATTCAAGGGGGCCGAAACAACTGTCCCTATATAGTTAGATTATTTTGCTACTTGTTCTAGGATTGGAACTTTTTTCCAAGTATCTTCTGGTCCACTAATTTGCAATGGGGGCAATGAGAAAACACTGACCGTTGAGCTCTTGCTTCGAATTTCTTTTAAAGATCTTAAAGCAGATATGGTGCTCTTCATGTATAAACTTTCGATATACTCTATCTCTGTCAGCTCCTTTGGGGCTCTAAGCAGACCATCGCCACTAGTCGAAGGTTCATTTCCATCACCTTCATCAGTCATACATCGGGCATCAATGACAGGGAATAGATGATCAATCAAATTCTCACATTCCTTCACAAGCTTGTAAAGTAAATCAGTGGTGTAGAAGGGCTGTTGCAAGACCTTCTGAATGAAGGGCAAGCGAAGAAGAGCACCAGTTCGTTTGTCATACTTCTTGAGTATCTTCACGAGCCCTATAAGAATAAATAGACATAGATCAGATTGGCTCATCACCGGAAGCGGAACCAAGATTTAAACGTGATTGGTTCGACCCTTAAGTTTCTTAGCTTTGAGCTCCTTGTACTTCTAAAATTATGGGTGCAAATCTAATATCGGTTGAGAGTTTAGTGGggtttcacacacacacacacacacacacacatatatatatatatatatatatactgaaaAATACTTCTGATGAACCTGTTACCTAAGAGATACATCGGCCACTATTCATCGCTAACTATGAGATAATACAAGTGACGTATATCATGTCTCAAGGTGTTCCAGCACCATTTCTAGTTTAGCACACACCCCAGTTTCAGTGCACAACAATCATATAATAAGTTTAGATACAAATATAGAGCAAATGCACAAGCATCAACTCTTATGCAATTCTGAGAATTAATTAAGTTTCAGAGAGATTCGAAAGAAGAGAAATGAATTTACCTGTATAGTTAAGGGCACTGTAATTTTCCAGCAAAACCATCTCTCCATGGAAGTCTACTATCTCCCTGCGGATCTTTATGATCTCATCATTACGATCCTTGGCCTTTGCAACTCTATCTTGCAACTCCTGTTACCAATTTACAACACATGTCAAATATAAGATAAAAAACTTAACAAGCCTTGCATAATCAATTATTAGTCTGAACTACATCTGTACAATCAAATCATGGATGCAGAGCAAAACTTTTGTTTCACCCTGCTACTACAAATTCACACATGATAGCTTAAACCTGAAAAACAACTAacaaaaaactaacagaatggtTGAAGCTTGCATAAATCATATACACTCAATTGGGTGAGGACAGGGGACCTTTTGACTAAGAGAACAGTTAATATCTTCTTAGAACTTCAATTATGCGACGGCTAAAATTTAGCACGCAGCTATATCAATCCAACAAACCAGTATACTTTTCACTGCGGTCTCTATTTACAAGTTGAATTACATTATTTCATTGATTTATGGGGGTTTTCCCTTTATGCTTGTTCATTAATTACCAAGACAGCTTTCGTGCCTTCGCTTAATTCACCAATTTTACTAACAACAATGGCTCAAATAGCAATGGATACCATTATTCCAACAACTAAACCTTTCTTTGATCTAAAGATAATAAGTTCTCAATTCCTAATTGCTGAATGTGTAAAATAGAATACTAAAAAATAATCATAATCAAAATACTGGAACCAAATAATCGAGGATTTGAAATTAATGGATTCCCCGAGTTAATATACAACAATAGTTGAAATCAAagtcaaatatttataaatatttagtaaattttttaatacatatacagaGCTCGTGCAACAGCTAATGGGCTCACTTAAGTTACACTACAAATACGCCCCTGTTAATTACCCTACTACTATTATATGCTTTCATACATCACTGTGTTTGATTTTCTAATTAGTACAGTTAATGGCAAATCATTCcagtattttattttcctttggcACAAACAAGTTTTCAGTTTCAGAAATACTaaatatataaaatgaaaaaatcactTCGGCGTCAGAAATATAAAAAAGTTTACCTTTAACGTAATGATATACTCTTCTTCCTTCTCAACGAAGAAGGAATTGAATTTCTCGAGCTCATCTTCCAACAAATTCACAAAATCAACTTCAGCTGCAGTCATCGGCACCTTTTGTGAGCCATCAAAATCTCCGGCAGCTAATTTCATCTTCTTAGAAACCCTAACATCCTCATCAACCGCCGTCGTCGCCGCCGACGCCGGTTTCTTCGGCTCAATCAGCTTAAGCTTTTTCTTCAAATCCTTATAAGACAAAAACTTGTCCCTCCATTCCGGTAACGTTTCTTCTATTTGATTGCTTAAACTTTTCCCGAACTTCATAGCTTTCGATCGACAAAATCAAATACACACAAAAATGTAATGTTAGTGTGAAAATTTGACAGATAATAATGATTCGAAATAAAGTGAGTGAGAATTTGAGAAGAATAATCACACAAAAGTGATTCCAAATTCCAAATAGTGGGAATTTGAGAGAAAATAATCACAAAATTTGGAATTTGAGAGGAAATGAAGGGAAGTTGGAGGGATTGAATGGTGGTTATAAAGgtgaagtgtgtgtgtgtgtgagagagagtgaGTGAAAGAGGAGAGAGAGAATATATTTGTGAGGTGGTGGGTACAGTTGGGAATATTCTTTTTATTGtgctttatttctttttttctataAGAGGATATCTTTGGGTTTATTCCTTTTTGTTTCTACAAGTTGGTCGTTGGTGGGGCCCGCTGGGATTTTACCGCGTTTTTTAGCCACCGTGACGTGGCGGCCAGAGAATAGCTAGAGCTAATGAGTAGACACAAGGCTGATTATTCAGATCGGATATTCGAAATTCGAACCGattcatttaatttcggattttgaattttgaattggATCGGATTTTGAAttgtatttattaaaattttggataTTGAATCGGATTCGAATTGGTATATTTTAACTCGATCAGAAATCCGAAATTAGTAAGacatgtataaatactacactttaatttcgGATAGTCAATACTTTCTTTACATCTTCCTCCAAGCTATTACCTTTACAATTACTGGATTTAGCTATATTGACACTATaatactctcataattgcataaacacgaatttttcttaatgtattgcctcttttacaaagaaaatatacatattagtttgcAACTTTGAAGCATAATAATACGATCCGAAATTTGATCTGATCCGATATAATTcagatcggattcggattgcattttctagaatccgaaatccgaaatccgaatccgAAATGTGCTAAATCTCATCCGATCAGATCCGTGCATAACTCTAgtagaaagagaaagaaaggggTGGCGTTCGAACCAGGGGCGGATGCAGAGGGTTAGtaatgggttcaattgaacccataacttttgacgcGATGTAAatatttatgtgtaaaaattccttaaaattacaaaaataatatatatgaacccataactttaaaaatataataggttcaatgctaaaaaatttataattgaacccatagagtttaaattctgaatccgcCTCTGGTTCGAACACCATTTGATCTTAGCTTAGCATAAAATATTAACTGTTGCACCCACCAAGTGTAGTAGATGAGACTGATATTTCGTTAACCAGAGGTCTATGGTTCGGATTATGGGTATGAAAAAATATTTAGTAGGAAACACTTTTTCCGGAATGGGGTCCTACACGAAATTTTTTCAAGagtattttttttggtaattatatTTTCCATTAATCACCAATGAACTCATTACAAAATCGTAGAGTCAACCTCGACTCACATAATCTTTACATATATTCTAACTCTATCTTATACTATGAGCAGTACATAAGAGCATTATACAAGAAGCTGGTTAGTTACTACACTGTTTTCAAATATATAAGCTGCTGCATTTGTGCCCTCATTCCTCCTTGAGCTCTAATATTGCAAATACATGCCACTTCTCTTGCTATTTGATCTACAGTCCTCGTTGTCTCTTTAAATATTCTACTGTTTCTCTCCCTCCATATCCCATAGATGTGTTCTGCATATACCATTTTCATTATTTTGGCCTTACACGATTTCCCTTTAGCTTGTGTTACTACCCATGCCATCATTTGTGTATAAGATTGCATTGGACACCTGAATTTGTATCCATTGCATAAGCCTTTCCCATATTGTTTTAGTAAAACTACATTCACCAAACAGATGTACATGTGATTCATCTGCTCCATTGCATAAACAACATCTTGGACTTACTTGAATTCCCCAGTTTGCAAGCCTATCTGTTGTCAGCAGTCTCCCATGACATTGCATCCACATAGTGAATATTGCTTTGGGCCTAGCTTCATTATGGAACATTAAGGTTCTCCATGCCACCTTGCTGTAGCTTCCTAGAATGTGCAAGTATATTTGTTTGGTACTACTCTGCCTATATTGTACTGCAGGCTTTTGTTGAATCACCTCTCTTGCCTCCATGATCTTTCTCACCATCCAACTTGCTTGTTGGGGTATATTCATCTCCACTATGCTTTGCCCTTTTATGTAGTATGTGTGAATCCATTTTATCTACATTTTGTCTTTCTTTTATGCGAGATCCCAATATACATTAGTGATAGCAGCTCTATTCCAAACTCTGGTATTCAGCAGATTGTACCCTCCAGCAGATTTAGGCAAACACATTTTATCCCATGCTATCAAAGCTCTCTTTGTAATTGTATTAGAGCCAGACCATATATAGCTTCTGCAATATGACTCTATTAGTTTCATCACTTTAGCTGGTAGAATAAATATTTGGGACCAATAAGATTGGATACCAAATATCACTGTTTGGACTAACTGTATCCTTCCAGCATAAGATAATTTCCGAGCTGTCCAAGAGGAAATCCTCGCAACTACTCTATTAATCAGTGGTTGCCATTGCATAGCTGATAGCTTCTTTGTGTCCAATGGGATGCCCAGATATTTGAAAGGTAACTCCCCAAGTGAGTATCTAATATTTTGTAAAATTTCCTGTTTAGTTTCCTGAACAACTCCTCCAAAATAGATTGCACTTCAAGAgtgttcaaacttaaaagaagtgaaaaaaaaatcTCCGACAAAGAATGTGCAATATACATTATATGCTATGAGCATGTAATTTTTACTTtacggaaactactccaaaagaaatcggaaaagaaataaaacaagttaccttcgggtacaattttgaggatttgtgtgacattttgataattattttgtccgtaaatgctcgccttgctatagttaaaaaatacaaaaatacatgtcgCATGCATgatacatttaggaattaattaaccattatttggttttaaaaagcgaaaatcacaaaatatgcattttttcTATTCTTTGTTGTCGTAGtgattttattaaatgttttaattcgtgtgataactgttgttaggtgttaattaatatttgggtagtttaattttggtttttagtaatttttggtttaaattataagaaggaaaatattggatttgggccaaaaattcaaatgaaatcaggcccaaacTAATACAAATGACCCAGTCCAATCCAGGTCTTCTTAGAGACGCCCCAAATGACGCCGTATAGGCATCACCCTTTTGAGCCGTTGATTGATTCAGaggaacggcccagatcaggccaaTCACTTACCCAAACGACGACGTATAGGGCTGTCTAATCTCAACCGTTAACCCAATCCCATCCAACGGCCTCAGGCCATTCCCATATGcccgacccgttcaaccccggACCAGCCCAACCTCCTTTAGGTGGAACGACACCGTTCTTCATTAAGTGAAATATCCTGGCCCTCGATCTcacttcatccaacggccaggatctaaccaCCCACTACGTATATAAACTCCAacccttaccccacgcccccatcCGAACACCCCCCTTCATCGTTCCAAACCCAAACCCAAACCTGGAcatcccaaaccctagccgcctctttGCACTCTCACCGTGAACCCGGCGACAACGACGCTGGtgaccaccaaagtaacacccctgaCGCAtctcaccaccctgaacacggatctgttacccccttgcctcgaatcattccccatcgcctcgaatcttcgtttgaaggttcgagcaaaaccccgatctacaccaaaccaccccagattcacaccaGCCATTACCCTAGCCTCActtgtgaccaaaccaagcttggtttggtccgaatctacccacaaatcccaaaaccccaaatctgactgttcgaaccctagaacacaagaattttttggaatccggtTAGATTAAACggaaggttggggtctaatagaccataatcgaagtgttctcgatcgagaacacctcgattaaggccTGTTCGACCCCAAAATGGGCAAACCCAGTCAAAGCTGGGGTCGTTTATTGTTAAGCTTTCAGAGTGAGTTccctctttcttttctatttttgtttaaaTGTTTGTTCTAGTTTGTCGGCATGTTTAATTagtttgtttggtatttctgATATGTTCTTTCAATTCCCTCCATCTTCATAAgacccttttatttggtcgagttTTTCTCTATTTAACTGATTGGGTGTATGTGTGTAAACTATATAATCGACTGAAAATGAAtttggtcgattaattagttttgGGGTTAATTTTGTTTTTGACAGTACAATTTGCACCTCTTGTTAATACTGTTCGATATTGATTCATTTGGTATGAATTGAATGTGTTGTAATTAgcgtagtcgattcgatacatgtcgtcaattagtttcagtttggAATGGTAGTAATTTGACTCATGTTGGTTTAATTTCACTCTAACCAGTCGAGAATTGATTACGTTGTGTGTTAGCCTGTCTAGTTGAATCAAAatcacttaaggattggttatagctgttagtaTTAGCATAGATTTCAGAATTTAGTTTATATTGATGGCATGTTTACTCACTTTTGACCTTGGGCAGCATGTGCATTGTTAGTTGTTAATGAATTAAAGTAGAATGGACAGCATGTGCTATCAGGACATACTCatgctgcccatacttgcttAATTTAATAAAGGATAGACCACTTTAACAATAAAAAAGGGGgctgtcaggggaatctcatgggaaggGCTTTTCTTTTAGTCTGTGAGTGAAAAAAAAGAGGAGGAGAACATGGGGGGAGTTCAGTCT
Above is a window of Nicotiana tabacum cultivar K326 chromosome 8, ASM71507v2, whole genome shotgun sequence DNA encoding:
- the LOC107792960 gene encoding SPX domain-containing protein 1, producing MKFGKSLSNQIEETLPEWRDKFLSYKDLKKKLKLIEPKKPASAATTAVDEDVRVSKKMKLAAGDFDGSQKVPMTAAEVDFVNLLEDELEKFNSFFVEKEEEYIITLKELQDRVAKAKDRNDEIIKIRREIVDFHGEMVLLENYSALNYTGLVKILKKYDKRTGALLRLPFIQKVLQQPFYTTDLLYKLVKECENLIDHLFPVIDARCMTDEGDGNEPSTSGDGLLRAPKELTEIEYIESLYMKSTISALRSLKEIRSKSSTVSVFSLPPLQISGPEDTWKKVPILEQVAK